The Methylobacterium sp. PvR107 genome contains a region encoding:
- a CDS encoding lysine--tRNA ligase, whose protein sequence is MPAAPPALILDADTIEAAANAAAWPFEEARKLVARLEKSGKTEVLFETGYGPSGLPHIGTFGEVARTSMVRHAFRVLTRDAVPTRLIAFSDDMDGLRKVPDNVPNREMLADHLNQPLTRVPDPFGTHDSFGAHNNAELRRFLDAFGFSYEFRSATECYRAGVFDATLLRVLERYDSVMEIMLPSLRAERSASYSPFLPLHPVTGHVMQVPIDEVKAESGTIVWRDPATGERYETPVTGGHAKLQWKPDWAMRWVALGVDYEMAGKDLIDSVKLSAKIARALGGEPPEGFNYELFLDEKGQKISKSKGNGLTIDDWLKYGTPESLSLFMYSKPREAKRLFFDVIPRHVDEYIGFLDRYAGQDAKLRLGNPVWHLHAGNPPEPERVEGASLTFAMLLNLAAVANTEDPAVLWGFIRRYAPRTGPETHPGHDRLVKHALTYFSDFVRPAKTYRAPTPEERAALEDLSETLAEHAGSTDPEALQAAVYEVGRRHFPDTSGKAKSPDGRPGVSQAWFTSLYNVLFGEARGPRFGSFVALYGVDETRGLIASALSGALVAEHAAFAAGKASVA, encoded by the coding sequence ATGCCAGCCGCTCCGCCAGCCCTGATCCTCGACGCCGACACCATCGAGGCCGCCGCCAACGCCGCCGCCTGGCCCTTCGAGGAGGCGCGCAAGCTCGTGGCGCGGCTGGAGAAATCCGGCAAGACCGAGGTGCTGTTCGAGACCGGCTACGGCCCCTCGGGCCTGCCGCATATCGGCACGTTCGGGGAGGTTGCCCGCACCTCCATGGTCCGGCACGCCTTCCGGGTGCTCACCCGCGACGCGGTGCCCACCCGGCTGATCGCCTTCTCGGACGACATGGACGGGCTGCGCAAGGTCCCCGACAACGTCCCGAACCGGGAGATGCTGGCCGACCATCTGAACCAGCCGCTCACCCGCGTGCCGGACCCGTTCGGCACCCATGACAGCTTCGGGGCGCACAACAACGCCGAGTTGCGCCGCTTCCTCGACGCGTTCGGGTTCAGTTACGAGTTCCGCTCGGCGACCGAGTGCTACCGCGCGGGCGTGTTCGACGCGACGCTGCTGCGCGTGCTGGAGCGCTACGATTCCGTGATGGAGATCATGCTGCCGTCGCTGCGCGCGGAGCGCTCGGCGAGCTACTCGCCGTTCCTGCCGCTCCACCCGGTCACCGGCCACGTGATGCAGGTGCCGATCGACGAGGTGAAGGCCGAGAGCGGCACGATCGTATGGCGCGATCCCGCCACGGGCGAGCGGTACGAGACCCCGGTGACCGGCGGCCACGCCAAGCTGCAATGGAAGCCCGACTGGGCGATGCGCTGGGTGGCGCTCGGCGTCGATTACGAGATGGCCGGCAAGGATCTGATCGACTCGGTCAAGCTCTCGGCCAAGATCGCCCGGGCGCTCGGCGGCGAGCCGCCGGAGGGCTTCAATTACGAGCTGTTCCTGGACGAGAAGGGCCAGAAGATCTCGAAGTCGAAGGGCAACGGCCTGACGATCGACGACTGGCTCAAGTACGGCACGCCGGAATCCTTGAGCCTGTTCATGTACAGCAAGCCCCGTGAAGCCAAGCGCCTGTTCTTCGACGTGATCCCCCGGCACGTCGACGAGTATATCGGCTTCCTCGACCGCTACGCCGGCCAGGACGCGAAGCTGCGGCTCGGCAACCCGGTCTGGCACCTCCACGCCGGCAACCCGCCGGAGCCCGAGCGGGTCGAGGGCGCGAGCCTGACCTTCGCGATGCTGCTCAACCTCGCCGCGGTCGCCAACACCGAGGATCCGGCGGTGCTGTGGGGCTTCATCCGCCGCTACGCGCCGCGGACAGGGCCGGAGACCCATCCGGGCCACGACCGGCTGGTGAAGCACGCGCTGACGTACTTTTCGGACTTTGTGCGGCCGGCCAAGACCTACCGGGCGCCGACCCCGGAGGAGCGGGCCGCCCTGGAGGACCTGTCGGAGACGCTGGCCGAGCATGCCGGCTCCACCGATCCGGAGGCCCTGCAGGCGGCGGTCTACGAGGTCGGCCGGCGCCACTTCCCCGACACGTCCGGCAAGGCCAAGAGCCCGGACGGGCGGCCCGGCGTGTCGCAGGCGTGGTTCACGAGCCTCTACAACGTGCTGTTCGGCGAGGCGCGCGGCCCCCGATTCGGCTCGTTCGTGGCGCTCTACGGCGTCGACGAGACCCGGGGCCTGATCGCCTCAGCCCTGTCGGGGGCGCTGGTGGCCGAGCATGCGGCCTTCGCGGCCGGCAAGGCTTCGGTCGCGTGA
- a CDS encoding pyridoxamine 5'-phosphate oxidase family protein, translating to MIVDSLAALEAIYRASLAPASTVKVAASITPDYAALIAAAPFAVLATSGPDGLDCSPRGDRPGFVRIADPRTLILPDRRGNNRIDSLRNIVRDPRVALLFLIPGSGTTLRVNGQAVISADPDLLASFSVDGHPPRTAIVITVAEIYFQCARAIIRARLWDPEAHIDPASLPSPGAILAALTAGAVGGQRYDAEWPERAAKTLW from the coding sequence ATGATCGTCGACAGCCTCGCCGCATTGGAGGCGATCTACCGCGCGTCCCTGGCGCCTGCCTCCACGGTGAAGGTGGCGGCCTCGATCACGCCGGACTACGCGGCGCTGATCGCGGCCGCGCCCTTCGCGGTGCTGGCGACCTCCGGCCCGGACGGGCTGGATTGCAGCCCCCGCGGGGACCGGCCGGGCTTCGTGCGGATCGCCGATCCGCGCACGCTGATCCTGCCGGACCGGCGCGGCAACAACCGGATCGATTCCTTGCGCAACATCGTGCGTGATCCCCGGGTCGCGCTGCTGTTCCTGATCCCCGGCTCGGGCACGACGCTGCGGGTGAACGGACAGGCGGTGATCTCGGCCGATCCGGACCTGCTCGCGTCCTTCAGCGTCGATGGCCATCCGCCGCGCACTGCAATCGTGATCACGGTGGCGGAGATCTACTTCCAGTGTGCAAGGGCGATCATCCGGGCGCGACTGTGGGATCCCGAAGCCCACATCGATCCGGCGAGCCTGCCGAGCCCGGGGGCGATCCTGGCGGCGCTCACCGCGGGCGCGGTCGGCGGCCAGCGTTACGACGCGGAATGGCCGGAGCGGGCGGCCAAGACGCTGTGGTGA
- a CDS encoding antitoxin MazE-like protein — MTETETPMVTPIAPKTWEPHDTSQPGFAAECRRQSLLVAQVEAADDAFLDAALAELDEPHHSVLAARSGHSAS, encoded by the coding sequence ATGACGGAGACCGAGACGCCGATGGTCACGCCGATCGCGCCGAAAACCTGGGAGCCTCACGACACGAGCCAGCCGGGCTTTGCCGCGGAATGCCGGCGCCAGTCGCTGCTGGTCGCGCAAGTCGAGGCGGCCGACGACGCCTTCCTCGACGCCGCCCTCGCCGAGCTCGACGAGCCTCACCACAGCGTCTTGGCCGCCCGCTCCGGCCATTCCGCGTCGTAA